GATCTTTACTACGAAATATCTGAGCTTGAAAGGGATCTTAAGGTTCTGGAGGGAGATCTCCTGGAGAATCCCTCTGAACTTGAACAAATTGAAGCCCGGCTTGCAAGATATGAAAGACTTAAGAAAAAATATGGTAAAGATGCACAGGGGCTAAAAAACCTGAAAGAGGAGCTAAAGGTTGAACTGGAGCTTCTCGATTCTGGTGAAGAAGAATTAAAAAAACTCCTCAGAGAAAAGGAAAAACTTGAACAGGAACTTTTAAATCTTGCCCTAAACTTAAGGGAGGAGAGACAAAAAGGTAAGGGAAAGATTGAAGATCTTATTAAAAAAGAGCTTAAAGACCTGGGTATGGAAAAAGTGGAATTTGAAATTAAAATAACCCCCAAGGAAATTGCCCCTCAAAATCTTACTTCCACTGGTCTTGATGAGATTGAATTTCTCTTTTCACCTAATCCCGGGCTTGCCCTTAGACCCTTAGAAAAGATTGCTTCAGGAGGGGAGCTTTCCCGTATCTTTTTATCCTTTAAAACCCTTCTTAGGGAAAGAGAGCCTGTGGGCACCCTTATCTTTGATGAGGTTGATGCTGGAATTGGTGGCCCAACCGCCTTGCAAGTAGGTAAAAAGTTAAAAGAACTATCTAAAGGTCTTCAGGTGCTCTGTATCACCCATCTTCCTCAGATTGCCTGTTTTGCAGATCACCATTTTTTAGTGGAGAAACACTCTACGCAAGAGGAAACAACCACCTTTATTAAAAGATTGAATGAAAGAGAACGCCTTCAAGAGCTTGCAAGAATGCTTGGGGATAAGGATAACCTTGAGCTTGCCCGCAGCTTTCTTGAAGGGCTAAATTTCTAATATGCCCAGAGCCTTGCTTCTCTTTTCAGAAGGACTTGATAGCACTTTATGTGCCCTCATTCTCAAAAGGGAAGGGATTGAGGTAATAGTTCTGCGTTTTATTACCCCTTTTTTTGGCTGGAAATATAAAGATTCTCCCCATCTCTTTGAGGAAAAGATTAAGGCCCTTGGCCTTCCTGCTGGTAGAGTGGTAGATATTACTGAAGAATACCTTGAAATACTTAAAAAACCAGCCTTTGGCTACGGAGATTATGCTAATCCTTGTATAGATTGTAAAATTTTTTTTCTAAAAAAGGCTAAAGAT
This window of the Caldimicrobium thiodismutans genome carries:
- the recN gene encoding DNA repair protein RecN, producing MLLELKITNFVLIEEAHLSFDKGLTIFTGETGAGKSLLIKALKVLLGDKGAGGHLKPETETSEVSALFYGGPYLSAKLKELGYPAEEEIHIKRIISPQRQRSFLNGSPISTLELSQITRDLISLTSQHEYYTFLRRENQLKFVDELLSLKEKLRAYQNLYLQYRELEKEIKDLEEKVSQVMLKKDYLLFQISELEELNPDPEEEETLKIKRERLRHMQLIQELSAGLRISLDSAKDNLTQALTLLSKLTPFEPSFKERQHLLQDLYYEISELERDLKVLEGDLLENPSELEQIEARLARYERLKKKYGKDAQGLKNLKEELKVELELLDSGEEELKKLLREKEKLEQELLNLALNLREERQKGKGKIEDLIKKELKDLGMEKVEFEIKITPKEIAPQNLTSTGLDEIEFLFSPNPGLALRPLEKIASGGELSRIFLSFKTLLREREPVGTLIFDEVDAGIGGPTALQVGKKLKELSKGLQVLCITHLPQIACFADHHFLVEKHSTQEETTTFIKRLNERERLQELARMLGDKDNLELARSFLEGLNF